A window of Marinobacter sp. es.042 genomic DNA:
TGGACGATGCCTACTGGGAAGCCAGCAGCATTCACCACAAGGATATGCTGTACGACATCATCAGCATCTTCAGCCAGGAAGTGGCCGAGATAAACAAGCTCAGTATCCAGGACCACCATTACCCCTATGAGGTAATTACAGAAGGCATACGCCGGGTTGTGCCCAAGCTTGAGCGACTTGATGAAAACCGGGAAGACGTCATCCAGCGCACACAGACTCTGACGGATTTCAGGGACATTCTGTCCTCCGTGCTGGGCATACTCGAAGCCCAGCTCAGGACGCTCTGAACCCTGCGCCTCAGGCGGCGATCAGCGGTCGCCGGTGCTCGGGTATCAGCGGAAAACGATTGCCCACGGTATACACGAACTTCGCCAGTGCCGGCAGGTGATGACCGACGATCGGAATGCCGGTGTTCAGCAGACTGACCGAAATATCACGGGCGGCATCCGCCCAACACAGCTTGTTGATCAGACCCACGTGACCGAAAGCAAACCGGCTGTTCTGACCCCAGAGGCCCACCGGGTTGCCACCCAGCATCATGCCGGCACTGAAGCGCATGGGTATCATCATGGTGCGGTCTATCTGTAGCGAACCGAACTGTTGAATAGCCCGGCGGATGGTGATTTCGCTGCAGATACGACGGCCGTTCCAGAGCCCGCCATTCAGCATCATCTGGAAGAAGCGGCCCATTTCCTCGGCCGTGCCGCACAGATTGCCCGCCGGAATCACCGCTTCCTGGAACCTCGGGTCATTGGTAACCCGCTCGACGGTCCGGATATCGCCACCCAGCGCGCGGTTAACAACCCAGGAAACGGGGAAACGCGGCGTTGGTCCGGTGGCGTAATTACAGGCCAGCTCATCAAGATGCTCCGGGGCAATGCCATAGGTAAACCATTTCATGCCCATGGGCCGACGCAAATGCTTGTCGAGGTATTTTTCAATGGTGTCGCCCGTGACGCGTTCCAATACCCGCTGCAGGACAAAACCGCCGGTGATGGCGTGATAGGCCACCTTGGCGCCGTCCACTTCCACCGGTCGTGCAGCACAGAGCAGACGCCAGATTTCATCGTTATCCCACAGCACATCAATCGGCGTTTCCCGCGGAATGGCAGGGATGCCCCCGCGGTGAGAAAGAATCTGGTGAACGGTGATGGTCCTTTTCCCATTAACCCCGAACTCCGGGCAGTAGTAGGACACGGGATCCATCAGGTTGACCAGGCCCTGTTCCGCCAGCATGTGCATAAGCAGTGCCGTCACCGCCTTGGAGGCGGAGAAGTAGCAGATGGGGGTATCAGTCGTCATCGGAACCTTGGAGGCGTCGCGCGGGTCATGGGGGCCATTGCCACTGGCATGGCCAATCGCACGGTGCAGGACCTGCTCACCCTTGTGGCGGATGGAAATCTGGATACCCGGGTGCACGCCGGTCCGGTAAAGGCTCTGGACGCTGCGCCACAGGGCATCAACCGCTTCCTGACTGACACCGGCAGCAGCCGGATTTTCACCGGCATCATCCCGAAAGGTGACGGATTCGAGATCCTCGGGAATCTGGCTGCTATGGAGGGCACGGCGGGCAAGTCGGTTCATCGGCTCAAACCTTTTTCAGTACGATTGTTGTTCTTCTATGTTCAACAGAACCGGCCCGGGCCACATTGGCCGGGCCGCAGCAAGGCGGACGTCACCTCCTCCACCTGCCGGGACACGAGTCCCACTACTGATTATGGACCTGGTCGTGCAGGTGCGCCATGGCCACACAGTTGCGGCCCCTATCCTTTGCCAGATACATGGCTTTGTCGGCGGCGGCACAGAGTGTCGAAGCAGTCTGCCCGTGATCCGGGTAGACCGCAACGCCCACGCTGATGGTCAGGGGCACCGCCTCACCATTCCCCAACGGCTGTGGCTCTTCCGCCACTTTGCGCCGCAAACGCTCGGCCGTTTCCTGGGCCTCCTCCAGATCCATTTCAGGCAAAACAATCACGAACTCCTCGCCGCCAAACCGACCGATGGAATCGACGCTACGGACGCTGGCCAGCAACAGGCGGCTGATAGACCTGAGAACCGAGTCACCTGCAGCATGGCCGTAGGTGTCATTCACATCCTTGAAATGGTCGAAATCCACCCAGAGCACTGCCATGGGTCGCTGGTAACGTCGGGATCGCTGAAGCTCCTCATCGAGCACCCGGGACATTTCCCGTCTGTTCAAAAGTCCCGTCAGGGGATCCCGGGTGGCCATTTGTTCAAGCTCTGTCTCCAGCACTTTGCGGTCAGAAATGTCCAGAATGATGCCTTCAAGGTGGAGCGAGCCATCTTCCTCCTGAACGCCTCGTCCCCGCTCCCAGACCCAGATACGACAGCCGTCTTTTCGGGTGATCTCATATTCCAGAGAAAACGATTCTTCTTTTTCCAGGGCCACTTTAACTTGCTCGGAACATTGCTGATTAGAAGCTTCGCTGACCAGAGCCGCATAACTGGTGACTCGGTTGTTGACCAACTCATCGGGCTCATAACCAGTTAACTTGGTACATCCCTGGGAGACAAATTTCATCGTCCAGTCCGGATCATACAGGCATCGATAAGCCATGCCCGGGAGATTGTCCATCAGGATCTGGAGCTGACGCTCGCGCTCGCGGAGTGCTTGCCGTTGTCGGTGCTGGAGGTTGAGCAGAACCCGATCCTTGGTGAGTTGGCGAAGCAACACAGAAAAGAGAATCACCCCCGTTATCAGCACAAAGAAAGAGCCTTTCCAGGTCTGGATGACGGAGAGGGTTTTCGGATCGGGAAACCAAGTTTCCGCGAGAGTGTCCGAAAACGCAATCCAGGCAAAGCCGGCGATCAGGTAGACCAGGGCAGCCCAGCCAGCGCGCCGCAGGGGTGTGCGGTTATCGTTCAAGCTTTTCATTCCCTGAGATTTCGACGACGAAGGCTCCATGAACACTGCCATCGATGTTTGAATAATTATAATGTACGGAAAATAGTCATAATGGCGCTTTAAGTCGAGCGTCAAATGTCATGCCCGGTAAAATCCACCCGGGAATCGGGTTTTGCGTCCACGCCAGACAGTTGTTGTGATGCCGCTTAGCTGCTTTAATTCCCGGTTTCTGCCGTCTTTCAGGAGCCGAGCATGACGCCTGGCATCAACGCTGCGCGCAAAGCCGCTGTGCCTCACACTATCCATGAGTACGAGCACGATCCGGCGAACGAGAATTATGGCACCGAGGCCGCCGAGAAAACCGGCGTGGATCCCGCCCGGGTCTTCAAGACACTGGTTGTAGCCATCGACGGCAAGGAGCTGGTAGTTGCCATTGTCCCGGTGACCACTATGCTCAACATGAAACTCATTGCCCGGGCCGCTCAGGGTAAAAAAGCCGCCATGGCTGACAAACAGGCGGTTGAACGAACAACCGGCTATGTCCTGGGCGGAGTCAGCCCCCTTGGACAGAAGAAAAAGCTGAAAACCTTCATCGACGACTCAGCCCTGGGCTTCGAGACCATATTCGTGAGTGCCGGGCGACGAGGCCTGGAGATTGAACTCGCGCCCCGGGACCTGGCAACACTGGTAAACGGCGGCTTTTTCCCACTCCATCAGGAGTAAGCCTTGAATCACGCCATCGACCTTCTTCTGATCGGCGGGATCATGCTCCTCGCACTCGGCGCTCACACGGTGGGCCAGAGGGTCCATGTCCCCAGGGTAACCCTGCTTTTGCTTGTGGGAGCGCTGGCCGGCCCCTCACTCCTGGATATCATTCCGGTTCGAGTCAGTGACAACTTCCCGCTGGTCACCGAACTCACCCTCGCCATGGTCGGATTTCTGCTGGGCGAGCGGATGTCGGTGCGCGATCTGAAGGACGGTAGGGAAGCGATTATCGTGAGCCTCGCGGTCACCCTGGTCACCGCGTTAATCATTTTCGTAGTTGTCTGGCTGGTCACCCGAAATCTGACAGCGTCCCTGTTGCTGGCTGCCATCGCCACCGCAACGGATCCGGCGGCGACACTGGATGTGATGCGTGAGGCTGGGTCCAGGGGGCCACTGACCCGCGTTGTCGCGCAGGTGGTCGCCATCGACGATGCCTGGGGGGCCATCCTGTTCAGTATCCTGCTGGTTTTCGCGGAACTGGTCTCCGGTAATGGGTCCGCAGTTATCGAGTCGATCGGGTTCGGTGTCTATGAGGTGCTGGGTGCCATGATTCTGGGGGTTCTCCTTGGCCTGCCCATGGCCTGGATGACTGGCCGGCTCAAGCCAGGGGAACCCATGCTGCTGGAATCCGCCGGCTTTGTTTTTCTCGCGGCGGGCATAGCCGGGGCGCTGGAACTGTCCTACCTGCTCACCTGTATGGCGTTGGGCGTGACCGTTGCAAACCGCGCCCACCACCACGTGCGGCCTTTCCGCTCTATCGAGGGGATCATCGAGCCGTTTCTGGCAACGTTCTTTTTTCTTGCCGGCTTCAGCCTTGAGTGGGACCTGCTGCCGACGCTGGGCCTTCTTGGTGGTGCGTACGTGACCGCACGGATCGCCGGAAGGATACTCGGTGGCGCCATGGGTGGTCAGCTTGCCCATTCGAGACACGCGGTAAAACTGCGCAACGGTGCCTGCCTTCTGCCCCAGGCCGGCGTGGCCATGGGCCTGGCACTGGTGGCCACAGACCGGCTGCCGGAGGTCGCCTTTATTCTGCCTCTGATCATCGGGTCCACCGTTTTCTTCGAGCTGATTGGCCCACCCATCACGATGTACAACCTCAAGCGCGCCGGCGAAACCGGGAGAGGTTACGAGGAGCCCGCCGACGACGACTGAGGCCGGCACAAAAAACCGGAGAACCCGCCAGGGTTGTCCGGTTTTTTTAGGGCATCCGGCTGTTAAACCGGATGCTCACAGGCTGACTTACTTCACGGATGCACGAGCTTCTTCGAGAATCCGGTTCAGCGTGGCGCTCGGCTGCATCACTTCGCAGACCTTCTCCATCGGCGGGTGGTAGTAGCCACCGATATCCGCCGGGTTGCCCTGAACCACCGTCATCTCTTCCAGGATCTTGTCCTTGTTCTCTTCCAGCTGTGCAGACAGCTTGGTGAAGAACTCCTTCAGCTCCTTGTCGCTGTCCTGATTGGCCAGCTCTTCTGCCCAGTAACGGGCGAGGTGGAAGTGGGAACCACGGTTGTCGAGCTCGCCGGTAACCCGGGACGGAGACTGGTTGTTTTCCAGCAGACGCTCAGTGGCCTTGTCCAGGGTCTGACCCAGCAGACGTGCACGCTCGTTGTTCTGCTTCTCGCCCAGCTCGTCCAGGGAGACCGCAGTGGCCAGGAACTCACCCAGGGAGTCCCAGCGCAGGTGGTTTTCCTGGATCAGCTGCTGCACGTGCTTGGGCGCGGAACCGCCGGCACCGGTCTCGTACAGGCCACCGCCGTTGAGCAGCGGAACGATGGACAGCATCTTGGCACTGGTACCCAGCTCGAGGATCGGGAACAGGTCGGTGAGGTAGTCACGCAGTACGTTACCGGTCACGGAGATGGTGTCGAGGCCGCGAATCAGGCGCTCCATCGTCCAGCGAATCGCGCGAACCGGAGACATGATACGGATATCCAGACCCTCAGTATCGTGATCCTTCAGGTAGGTGTTCACCTTTTTGATCAGCTGGGCGTCGTGGGCGCGCTCGTCGTCCAGCCAGAACACCGCCGGCATGCCGGTGGCACGGGCACGGTTGACCGCCAGCTTGACCCAGTCACGGATAGGCAGGTCCTTGGTCTGGCATGCGCGCCAGATGTCGCCTTTCTCGACGTTGTGCTCGGTCAGCACGGTGCCGTCTTCGGCAACAACGCGAACAACACCCTCTTCCTTGATTTCAAAGGTCTTGTCGTGGGAGCCGTACTCTTCGGCTTTCTGCGCCATCAGACCAACGTTCGGTACGGTCCCCATGGTGGTGGGATCGAAGGCACCGTGGGTCTTACAGAAGTTGATCACTTCCTGGTAGATGGTGGCGTAGGTGGACTCGGGCATAACCGCCTTGGTGTCCTTGAGCTTGTTGTCACGGGCCCACATCTTGCCGGAGTTACGGATCATCGCCGGCATGGAGGCATCAACAATGACGTCGCTCGGAACATGAAGGTTGGTGATGCCCTTGACGGAATCGACCATGGCGATTTCCGGACGGTGCTCGTAACAGGCGTGCAGGTCTTCCTGGATTTGCTCCTGCTTGGATTCCGGCAGTTGCTTGATCTTCTCGACCACGCTGGACAGACCGTTGTTCGGGTTCACGCCGATCTCGTCGAACAGCTCACCGTACTTGTCGAACAGATCCTTGTAGAAAACCTTCACCGCGTGACCGAACACGATCGGGTGGGAGATTTTCATCATGGTGGCTTTCACATGCAGGGAGAACATGACACCGGTGTTTTCACAATCGGCAATGGCGTCCTCGAAGAACTTCACCAGCGCCTTCTTGCTCATGAACATGCCGTCCAGAACTTCGCCTTCCTGCAGCGGCAGGTCGGATTTCAGAACCGTCTGCTTACCCTGCTTGTTCTCGAACACGATGTTGGCTTTGGTCGCCTTGTCGAGAGTTACGGACTGCTCACTGGAGTAGAAGTCGCCGCCACGCATGTGGGCCACGTGGGTACGCGATGCCGGGCTCCATTCACCCATGGTGTGCGGGTATTTCCGGGCAAACGCTTTTACCGCAGCCGGGGCGCGACGATCGGAGTTGCCTTCACGGAGCACCGGGTTAACGGCACTGCCCAGAGCCTTGGCGTAACGGGACTGGATTTCTTTCTCTTCGTCTGTCTCAGGATTCTCTTTGTATTCGGGAAGCTTGTATCCCTGCTCGTTCAGCTCTGTGATAGCCGCCCGTAGCTGCGGAATAGACGCTGAGATGTTAGGCAGTTTAATGATGTTCGCATCTGGGTCCTTGGTGTATTCACCCAGTTCGGCCAGGGCATCCGGAACCCGCTGATCTTCCTCCAGATAATCCGGGAAGTTCGCCAGAATACGCGCCGCGAGAGAGATGTCGCTGGTTTCGAATTCAATACCAGCCGGCTTGGCGTAGGTTTCCAGGATGGGAAGAAGCGACCGTGTTGCGAGGGCTGGTGCCTCGTCGGTCAGTGTGTAGACAATCTTGGCTTTGGATGATGTCATTTTCGTCCTCAGGCTAATGGGTGGGTTCAGGACGGTCATGGCGGGGTCAGGCGTCTTTTGAACGTCCGACCTGAGCAATGACTGATTAGGAACTTTTGATAGGGCTACTAAGATACCATTTTTTCGTTAATTTTGGTTACGATCTTAGTATAAGAACGGACTAAAAATGCCTGATCTTCGGTTACAAGACGATGAAATGGCGGGAATTTACGAAACTTTCTAACATCGACCTTGGAGTGGACGCAGGGCGGGTGGCGCCTCCCAAAACACGCTCCTTGCGGCACATCCCTGTGGCGCTTGGGCTCCGCCATTCATGGCTCCGCACAGTTTTGGGAGGCGCCACCCGCCCCGCTGTTGGGCTGTTCAGGCGAGTTCTACAGCAAGAATCTCGCCCGTTTTCAGCGACTTATTGTCAACAAAACCGGCCTTATTCCGGCAACAACCCGACCGCAGACAACCGCTCCCGAATATGGTCCAGGGCCTCGGGGTTGCCCAGGGCATCCCGGTTGTCGGCCTTTTTCGAGCCGTTGATTAACCGGGCCACCGCCAGTTCAACCTTCTTGCCACTGCGGGTGTAAGGAATGTCGTTCACCTCCACAATGTGCTTGGGCACGTGCCGTGGGCTGGCGCCTTCGCGGATTCGGCTCTTGAGCTGTTTCAGCAGGTCGTCGGTGATTTCCTGGCCGTCGGCCGGAACCACCAACAGAACCACTTCCACGTCGCCGTCGATCTGGCGGCCGACGACGAGGCTGTCTTTGACCTCGGCCACGGTTTCGACCTGGCGGTAGATTTCCGCGGTACCGATTCGAACGCCGCCCGGGTTCAGGGTGGCGTCAGAGCGACCATAGATGATAGCGCCGCCGTGTTCGGTGAACTCGATGAAATCACCGTGGGCCCATACGCCCGGGAAGGTGTTGAAGTAGGCGTCGCGGTAGCGCTCGCCGTCCGGATCCTGCCAGAAGCTGACGGGCATGGATGGCAGCGGCTGGCGGCAGACCAGTTCGCCACGACCTTCACTGACCGGCTGGCCATCGTCGCCGTAGGCAACCGCGTCGACACCCAGGAAACGGCACTGGATTTCGCCGCGGCGAACAGGCAGCAGCGGCGTTGAACCCACGAAGCAGCCGCAGATGTCCGTGCCACCGGCAATGGAGCCAAGCAGGGCGTCGGGGGCGCCATCGCTGTAGACCCAGTCATAGTCTTCCGGCAACAGTGGTGAGCCGGTGGAAAACACCACTCGCAGCTTGCTCTGATCCAGGGTTTTTGCGGGCTTGAGTTCGCCTTTGCGGCAGCCGGCAATGAACCGGGCGCTGGTTCCGAAGTGGGTGACCTTCTCTTCCGCCACGGTGTCCCACAG
This region includes:
- a CDS encoding serine hydrolase domain-containing protein codes for the protein MNRLARRALHSSQIPEDLESVTFRDDAGENPAAAGVSQEAVDALWRSVQSLYRTGVHPGIQISIRHKGEQVLHRAIGHASGNGPHDPRDASKVPMTTDTPICYFSASKAVTALLMHMLAEQGLVNLMDPVSYYCPEFGVNGKRTITVHQILSHRGGIPAIPRETPIDVLWDNDEIWRLLCAARPVEVDGAKVAYHAITGGFVLQRVLERVTGDTIEKYLDKHLRRPMGMKWFTYGIAPEHLDELACNYATGPTPRFPVSWVVNRALGGDIRTVERVTNDPRFQEAVIPAGNLCGTAEEMGRFFQMMLNGGLWNGRRICSEITIRRAIQQFGSLQIDRTMMIPMRFSAGMMLGGNPVGLWGQNSRFAFGHVGLINKLCWADAARDISVSLLNTGIPIVGHHLPALAKFVYTVGNRFPLIPEHRRPLIAA
- a CDS encoding GGDEF domain-containing protein, producing the protein MKSLNDNRTPLRRAGWAALVYLIAGFAWIAFSDTLAETWFPDPKTLSVIQTWKGSFFVLITGVILFSVLLRQLTKDRVLLNLQHRQRQALRERERQLQILMDNLPGMAYRCLYDPDWTMKFVSQGCTKLTGYEPDELVNNRVTSYAALVSEASNQQCSEQVKVALEKEESFSLEYEITRKDGCRIWVWERGRGVQEEDGSLHLEGIILDISDRKVLETELEQMATRDPLTGLLNRREMSRVLDEELQRSRRYQRPMAVLWVDFDHFKDVNDTYGHAAGDSVLRSISRLLLASVRSVDSIGRFGGEEFVIVLPEMDLEEAQETAERLRRKVAEEPQPLGNGEAVPLTISVGVAVYPDHGQTASTLCAAADKAMYLAKDRGRNCVAMAHLHDQVHNQ
- the ybaK gene encoding Cys-tRNA(Pro) deacylase, with the protein product MTPGINAARKAAVPHTIHEYEHDPANENYGTEAAEKTGVDPARVFKTLVVAIDGKELVVAIVPVTTMLNMKLIARAAQGKKAAMADKQAVERTTGYVLGGVSPLGQKKKLKTFIDDSALGFETIFVSAGRRGLEIELAPRDLATLVNGGFFPLHQE
- a CDS encoding cation:proton antiporter yields the protein MNHAIDLLLIGGIMLLALGAHTVGQRVHVPRVTLLLLVGALAGPSLLDIIPVRVSDNFPLVTELTLAMVGFLLGERMSVRDLKDGREAIIVSLAVTLVTALIIFVVVWLVTRNLTASLLLAAIATATDPAATLDVMREAGSRGPLTRVVAQVVAIDDAWGAILFSILLVFAELVSGNGSAVIESIGFGVYEVLGAMILGVLLGLPMAWMTGRLKPGEPMLLESAGFVFLAAGIAGALELSYLLTCMALGVTVANRAHHHVRPFRSIEGIIEPFLATFFFLAGFSLEWDLLPTLGLLGGAYVTARIAGRILGGAMGGQLAHSRHAVKLRNGACLLPQAGVAMGLALVATDRLPEVAFILPLIIGSTVFFELIGPPITMYNLKRAGETGRGYEEPADDD
- a CDS encoding NADP-dependent isocitrate dehydrogenase; translation: MTSSKAKIVYTLTDEAPALATRSLLPILETYAKPAGIEFETSDISLAARILANFPDYLEEDQRVPDALAELGEYTKDPDANIIKLPNISASIPQLRAAITELNEQGYKLPEYKENPETDEEKEIQSRYAKALGSAVNPVLREGNSDRRAPAAVKAFARKYPHTMGEWSPASRTHVAHMRGGDFYSSEQSVTLDKATKANIVFENKQGKQTVLKSDLPLQEGEVLDGMFMSKKALVKFFEDAIADCENTGVMFSLHVKATMMKISHPIVFGHAVKVFYKDLFDKYGELFDEIGVNPNNGLSSVVEKIKQLPESKQEQIQEDLHACYEHRPEIAMVDSVKGITNLHVPSDVIVDASMPAMIRNSGKMWARDNKLKDTKAVMPESTYATIYQEVINFCKTHGAFDPTTMGTVPNVGLMAQKAEEYGSHDKTFEIKEEGVVRVVAEDGTVLTEHNVEKGDIWRACQTKDLPIRDWVKLAVNRARATGMPAVFWLDDERAHDAQLIKKVNTYLKDHDTEGLDIRIMSPVRAIRWTMERLIRGLDTISVTGNVLRDYLTDLFPILELGTSAKMLSIVPLLNGGGLYETGAGGSAPKHVQQLIQENHLRWDSLGEFLATAVSLDELGEKQNNERARLLGQTLDKATERLLENNQSPSRVTGELDNRGSHFHLARYWAEELANQDSDKELKEFFTKLSAQLEENKDKILEEMTVVQGNPADIGGYYHPPMEKVCEVMQPSATLNRILEEARASVK